The region GCCAGTGCCGACGCCACTAAAATGGTCGGTACTATGGCCAGGCCATCCAGTCCATCCGTCAGGTTCACGGCATTCGACGTGCCTACCAGCACAAAATAGCTCATCACCAGATAAAACAAGCCCAGTTGAGGCAATACGTCTTTGAAAAATGGCACGACGAGCACAGTTTCCGACGGATCAGAAGAAGTGAAGTAAATAAAGGCCGCGACCGAAATAGCAATCACTGACTGCCAAAAATATTTCCATCTGGCTATCAAGCCTTTGCTGTCTTTGCGTATTACTTTACGGTAGTCATCGACAAAACCGACAACGCCCAGCGATCCAATCACAAACAAAGTAATCCAGACATACTTATTGCCAAGATCACCCCAGAGTAAGGTGCTGGCAAAAATAGCGCCCAAGATCAACAACCCACCCATGGTTGGGGTGCCTGACTTAGATAAGTGTGACTCAGGACCATCATCCCGAACTGTCTGGCCAATCTGCATCCGCTGTAACGCGCGGATAAGCTTTGGCCCGAAATATAAAGAGATCATTAACGCGGTCAGGATCCCCAGGATCGCACGCAGCGTCAAATAGGAGAAAACGTTAAAGCCACTGTAATATTGCGTAAGATATTCCGCTAACCAGGCTAACATGGGCGCCCCTCTTCACTGTCAGAGCTATTATTGGATGCTTGCTCGACTGCAACCAGATCTGCAACCAGTAGCTCCATACGGGCACTGCGTGACCCTTTTACGACCACGGTACAAACCTCATCGCGTTGTGCCAGTAATTGTACAATTGCCTGCAGCATATGCTCTCTTTGTGAGAAATGCCGATTGGCAGTTTCAAATACATCGCTGGCATAACGGCTCAGCACACCTAATGAAAACAGCGCATCAATGCCTTTTTCTTTGGCATATTCACCCACTTCTTCGTGATACCGACGCGCCTCTTCTCCCAGCTCGCCCATATCACCTAACGCAAATACACGATAACCCGGCATGCTGGCTAACAAATCAATAGCCGCTTTGACTGAACGAACATTCGCGTTATAGCTATCATCAATGACCCGCAGCGTATCTGATACCTCGATCAGATTAACACGCCCCTTTACCTCTGCCATGGCTTCCAGCGCCAGTTTGACATCTTCCAACGTCGCACCCAGCTGCACGGTACAAGAGGCTGCTATCAGGGCATTCATAACGTTGTGCTCACCAGGTAAAGGGAGTGTGATGGTGACGCGTTGTGTACCCTGACACAGTGTAAAAGTGGCACGGCCCAGTGTATCCAGAGTGATATCTTCTACCCACAGATCAAGTTGTTGTGTCATGGAGAATCGGCTGGTACGTTGTGTTGTCAGGCTTTGCTCCCACATCGGTGCAAAGCGACAGTCACAGTTCAACACAGCAACGCCGTTTTCTTTCAGACCGGAGAATATTTCCCCTTTGGCCTGCCCAACCCCTTCAATCGAGCCAAAACCCTCAATGTGTGCTGGTGCCACATTACAAACGACCGCAACATCTGGATTTACCAGAGCACTGGTATAAGCAATTTCACCGATATGATTTGCGCCCAGCTCTATCACGGCGAACTCGTCGTCTTCGCTGAGGCGTAATAACGTCAGCGGTACACCAATGTCGTTATTGAAGTTACCAGCGGTGGCTAACACTTTGCCCAACTGCGACAAAATGGCCGCAGACATTTCTTTCACAGTGGTCTTGCCGACACTCCCTGTAATGGCTAATGTTTTTGGCGCGACCTGCCGAATCACAGCCTGACCGAGTTGCCCCAATGCCTGCCGTGTATCTTTCACCACAAACTGCACAATATCAACGTCTACCGGATGGTCAACAATGGCGGCAATCGCGCCTTTTTGCTGCGCCTGGGCAACAAATTTGTGGCCGTCAAAATTCGGCCCTTTTAATGCCAGAAACACTTCGTTTTCGCTAATTGTGCGTGTATCTGTATTTATATTTAAAACACTGCGGTTTTGCCCGTCAAAAGGGGCCTTCAGTACATCCGCAAGCCAAGAGAGATCCATCTTGATCATGCACTTTCCCCTGATAATATTTTCTGAGCCCAGCCAATATCACTAAAAGCCAGACGTTGGTTACCTATAATCTGATAGTCCTCATGCCCTTTACCGGCGATCAGAATCACACTGTGTTGATCGGCGCTCCGAATTGCGTCACGTATGGCACTCGCCCTATCAGGCTGACAAAGAGCATACTCGGGCTTACTGAGCCCAGCCTTAATGTCTTCAATTATTGCTAATGGATCCTCACCACGCGGATTGTCACTGGTGATCACCACGGTATCTGCATATTGTTCAGCCGCCTGCGCCATTAACGCACGCTTGCCTTTGTCGCGCTCACCACCACAGCCAAATACACAAGTTACTTTGCCTGGTACATGCTGCTGCAGCGCCTGAAGCGCCAGCGCCAGCGCATCGGGTGTATGGGCATAGTCGACCACACAAGTTGGCTGCCCGACCACTTCAATTGCCTGCATTCGGCCGGTTACGGGTTGTAATTGCGCAGCCCCTTTAACCAGCTGAGTCAGTGGTATACCCTGAACCAACAATACAGCAAACGCTGCACTCAGGTTGTACAGGTTAAACTCTCCGAACAAAGGCGTGCTAACCTCGGCATCGCCCCAGCTGGTGTGCAATCTGACATGTATGCCCTGACTGTCAAACCGTGCATCACTAAAATAAACAAACTGCTGCACAGTCTCGCTCAGCGTGACATCAGCAGGCTTGCGACCAAAGCCTATTGGATGAGCAATTTTACCTGCGCTTAGCCAATCTTGTGCCCAGGGATCGTCAATATTCACTACCCCGTAGTTTGGCTGGCAGTCAGTAAATAGCTGTAGCTTAGCCTCGGCATAGCTTTCCATTGTGCCATGATAATCAAGATGGTCGCGGCTCAGATTGGTAAATACCGCCACATCAAACTGACACTGTGCAACCCGCCCTTGTACCAACCCATGAGACGATACTTCCATGGCAGCCAGTTGGTAGCTGTGACGCAGCTCGTTCAAAATGCGTTGCAAATCAACATGAGACGGAGTGGTATTGTTCAATGGCGTCAGCGCATCTGGAGCACCATAACCCAGCGTGCCAATCACCGCACCAGGTAAGCCACACGCACTAGCCAGGTGTGCAATCATTGCTGTCGTGGTTGACTTACCATTAGTCCCAGTAACACCTACGAGCTTCAGGATACGACTGGGCTCACCATAAAATGTCGCCGCTAGCAGAGCTACTTTGTCTGCCAGTGCATTAATCCGTAATACTCGTTCATCTTCTACGTCGAGGGCACAGCTTGTATCGGCCAATACCACAGCTGCGCCACGCTTTAGCGCTGCACCGACATATCGGCCACCATCTTGCTGATGACCCCTAAGTGCAATAAAGCAATCGCCCGGACACACATCTCGGCTGTCCAGGCGTAAATTGTTAACTGATATAGCAGGGGATGACACCCCAATATTAGCCAGTGCAAGGCTCAAGTCATGTATCATTATCAGGCCTCGACAGATAAGCGACACGGTCTTTGTCCGGTGCCACATTTAAAATTCTCAATGCATTGGAAACGATTTCGGCAAATACCGGCCCCGCCGTATGACCCCCATAATACACATCACCGCCGGGTTCATTGATCATCACAACCACCGCAAGACGGGGATTACTGACAGGCGCAACACCAGCAAAATAACCGACATATTCGTCGCCATACCCGCCAGCAATAGCCTTTTCCGAAGTACCGGTTTTAGCAGCAGCCCGATATCCATCGACTATGACATTCGAGGCCGTCCCGCCTTTTTCAAACACCGACTCCATCATCTCGACCACAGCCAGTGCATCTTCTTCACGGAACAGGCGCTCCCCGGGTACAGGTCCATCCTGCTTCATTATGGTCAGTGGTCGGGAAATCCCGCCGGCACCAAAGGTGGCGTACAGTCTGGCGACCTGTGCAGTACTGACTGAGACTGCATAGCCATAAGACAAAGTCGCAATTTCGAAGTCAGACCAGCGACGGTTAGGGTAAAACAGGCCCGAACTTTCACCAATCATCATAGTACCCGTATCTTCGCCAAACCCAACCTGCTGATACAGGCCAACAAAATATTCTTTAGGCAGCATCTGGCTGATTTTAGCCACCCCCATATTGCTGGAAATCTTAAGGATTTCGCGCAGTGTCATTTCCCCATGATTACGCTCGTCTTTGACCAGACCGCCATTAAGACGCATCCAGCCCGGATAGGTATCTATGGTGTCATCCGCCTGGATCACGCCATGGTCTAACCCGGCCAATACAGCCAGTGGCTTAAGCGTTGAACCCGGCTCAAACAGATCGGTTATGGCGCGGTTGCGGCGTTTATACGGCGCCGCATCACTCATATCATTGGGGTTGAAGCTTGGACTATTAACCATGGCCAAAATTTCGCCGGTGTGTACATCGACTACCATCGCCGAGCCAGACGTTGCCTGATAAGTCAGTACTGCCGACTTCAGGGCCTGATAAGCAATAGCCTGGATCCGTAAGTCAATACTCAGGTGTACATCTTCTGGCTCTACGCGTTCCTCTTCGGCCAAAACCTGAACCTCGCGCCCCTGTGCATCCTTACGTATAGTGCGACGGCCTTCAGTACCAGTCATAGCCTTATCGTAAAGCTTTTCAATGCCTTCGATGCCAATGCCATCAATATTAGTGACGCCCAATACATGGGCTGTGACTTCCCCATTGGGGTAATAACGTTTCGACTCGTCGAGTAAGTGGATCCCGGGAAGGCGCATCTGACGAATATAGTTGGCCACCGCAGGCGTGACCTGACGCTTTAAATACACAAAGCGACGCTTAGGATTGTCGCGCAGGCGTTTATCTATCTTTTCTTGTTTGATTTGCAGTACATCTGCCAGTTCCCGCCAACGCACTTCGTCCCGATAAAAAGCGTGTTTACGAGCACTCAACTCTGCTGCGTTGTCGGCTAGTGCCTGAGTATCTTCACCATTACGGCGGGCTTTTCTCAGCACCTTTTTCGATAATGCCTTATCCAGCGCCTTAGGATCTGCATAAACACTGACCACAGGCACACTGACCGCCAGTTCCTTGCCATTGCGATCGAAGATCATCCCACGTTGTACCCGCACAGTCTCAACCCGTACGGTGCGCTTGGCATTTTCAGAACGTGCTTTATCAGGCTCAATCACCTGCAAATAGGCGGCACGCGCGATCAGTGCGGCAAATACCAACACCAGCATCACGCTAACCAACGCAAAACGCCAGCTGATTAAATTGACTGTGGTCTTTTTCGCCGGGCTCATGGTAGTACGATCACCTGTTCTTCTTTACTGGTTGGTCGCTTCATCTGCAACTGGGTTCTGGCCACTTCTTCAATTCGTGCATGTTGCGAGTAAAACTCCTCTTCAACTAACAAGTAGCGCCATTCCAGATCCAGTTCATCTCGTTTTTGTAATAATTTATCCTGTTCAATCAGTTGCTGGCGGGTTAGGTGGGTCACCTGCACCACCGCAAGTGCCGATCCTAAGGTCAATGCCAGCAACAAAAACGTCAGCTTGTTGGCCAGTAACAACTGGCACATTTCTAAAAATAATTTGGGCTGACGCTGATGCTTTTTCATTACAGTTTCTCAGCAATTCTCAGCACTGAGCTACGCGCTCGTGGATTTGCATCAATTTCTGCCTGACTCGGCTTGATGGCTTTGCCTACAGCCTTCAACGTCAGATTTTGTTTAAGCTGTGCATCAGTGAGGGGTAAACCGCGTGGCACAGCCTCACCTTTACTTTGTTTTTTAATAAATTGCTTAACGATGCGATCTTCCAGCGAATGAAACGAGATCACCACCAGGCGCCCACCCGGTTTTAATACCGTCAATGCAGCCTGCAATGCTGTCTGGATCTCTTCCAGCTCACTGTTTATATAAATACGAATCGCCTGAAAGGTGCGGGTAGCAGGGTGCTTATGCTTGTCTTTTACCGGCACAGCTTCATCAATCAGATCCGCCAGTTGCTTGGTTGACGTGATCTCAGTGTGGGCTCGGGTTTCTATGATTTTGGTGGCAATACGACGGGCAAATTTTTCCTCGCCATATTTTTTGATCACAAACACCATGTCTTCCAGCTCGGCTTCCGCTAACCACTGTGCGGCGCTGCGCCCTGCTGTGGGGTTCATGCGCATATCCAGCGGACCATCTTTCATAAAGCTAAAGCCACGCTCGGCATCATCAAGCTGCGGTGAAGAAACGCCGATATCCAGCAAAATGCCATCAACCTGCCCCAGCAGACCGGCATCACGGGCAACGCTCTCAATGTGAGAGAAGCGATTGTGGGCAATACTAAAACGCGGATCATCAGCAAATTTCTGCGCTGCGGCAATCGCATGCGGGTCCTGATCAATGGCCTGCAATTTGCCTTGTGCGCTCAGTCGCTTGAGTATTTCACCCGAGTGACCACCGCGGCCGAATGTGCCATCGATATAAGTGCCATCAGGTTGGATATTCAATGCATCCAGCGTTTCAGCCATCAGCACTGAAATATGTTGCCATTCTGTCGCCATAAAATTTGGTTTTCACCCCAGTTATAAAGAAAAGTCGTCAAGCTCAGGGCACGCTTCCACGTCACCACTGCGCTCAATCTCAGTATCGGCCTGCATTTGTTCATACCAGCGCGCTTCGTCCCAAATCTCAAACTTATTGAGCAGTCCGACCAGCATTAGCTTTTTGCCAAGGCCAGCATGAGCACGAAGCGTGGGCGCCAGTAAAATGCGACCATTTTTGTCCAGCTGGTATTCTTCCGCATGCCCTAAAAGCATGCGCTGCCAGCGTCGGACTCTGGGGTTGGTGTTGGATAGCCGTTGTAATCTGGATTCAATTTCGCGCCACTCAGAAAGTGGATACAGCCACAGGCATGGTTCGTTGATCGCAATAGTGCAAATCACAGCGCCCTGTTCTTCAGACAGCAGTGGCTGGCGATACCGAGTTGGTATCGAAAAGCGCCCTTTGTCATCGAGGCTCAATGAGCTTGCGCCGCGGAACATACTTACCCGCTTGGCCTGCTACGATAAACGAATCTTTGATCCAATTTGATCCACTCTAACCCACATTTTCCCACAGGATGACAGTCTAGGGCTTGACAAGCCTTTTTGTCAAGTTGGATCACTCACCTTGACTGGCCTACAGGCCAGAAAAATCGCGGGTTTTACGGAACTCCATGAAATCGGTGGGAAAATGTGGGCAGACTAATAATTCGAGATCTTTTGACCAAAAAACGTACCTAATTT is a window of Pseudoalteromonas sp. R3 DNA encoding:
- the mraY gene encoding phospho-N-acetylmuramoyl-pentapeptide-transferase → MLAWLAEYLTQYYSGFNVFSYLTLRAILGILTALMISLYFGPKLIRALQRMQIGQTVRDDGPESHLSKSGTPTMGGLLILGAIFASTLLWGDLGNKYVWITLFVIGSLGVVGFVDDYRKVIRKDSKGLIARWKYFWQSVIAISVAAFIYFTSSDPSETVLVVPFFKDVLPQLGLFYLVMSYFVLVGTSNAVNLTDGLDGLAIVPTILVASALAIIAYVTGNAVFANYLHIPHIASASELVVVCTAIVGAGLGFLWFNTYPAQVFMGDVGSLALGGALGIIAILVRQELVLLIMGGVFVMEALSVILQVGSYKLRGQRIFRMAPIHHHYELKGWPEPRVIVRFWIISIILVLAGLATLKIR
- the murF gene encoding UDP-N-acetylmuramoyl-tripeptide--D-alanyl-D-alanine ligase — encoded protein: MIKMDLSWLADVLKAPFDGQNRSVLNINTDTRTISENEVFLALKGPNFDGHKFVAQAQQKGAIAAIVDHPVDVDIVQFVVKDTRQALGQLGQAVIRQVAPKTLAITGSVGKTTVKEMSAAILSQLGKVLATAGNFNNDIGVPLTLLRLSEDDEFAVIELGANHIGEIAYTSALVNPDVAVVCNVAPAHIEGFGSIEGVGQAKGEIFSGLKENGVAVLNCDCRFAPMWEQSLTTQRTSRFSMTQQLDLWVEDITLDTLGRATFTLCQGTQRVTITLPLPGEHNVMNALIAASCTVQLGATLEDVKLALEAMAEVKGRVNLIEVSDTLRVIDDSYNANVRSVKAAIDLLASMPGYRVFALGDMGELGEEARRYHEEVGEYAKEKGIDALFSLGVLSRYASDVFETANRHFSQREHMLQAIVQLLAQRDEVCTVVVKGSRSARMELLVADLVAVEQASNNSSDSEEGRPC
- a CDS encoding UDP-N-acetylmuramoyl-L-alanyl-D-glutamate--2,6-diaminopimelate ligase, which gives rise to MIHDLSLALANIGVSSPAISVNNLRLDSRDVCPGDCFIALRGHQQDGGRYVGAALKRGAAVVLADTSCALDVEDERVLRINALADKVALLAATFYGEPSRILKLVGVTGTNGKSTTTAMIAHLASACGLPGAVIGTLGYGAPDALTPLNNTTPSHVDLQRILNELRHSYQLAAMEVSSHGLVQGRVAQCQFDVAVFTNLSRDHLDYHGTMESYAEAKLQLFTDCQPNYGVVNIDDPWAQDWLSAGKIAHPIGFGRKPADVTLSETVQQFVYFSDARFDSQGIHVRLHTSWGDAEVSTPLFGEFNLYNLSAAFAVLLVQGIPLTQLVKGAAQLQPVTGRMQAIEVVGQPTCVVDYAHTPDALALALQALQQHVPGKVTCVFGCGGERDKGKRALMAQAAEQYADTVVITSDNPRGEDPLAIIEDIKAGLSKPEYALCQPDRASAIRDAIRSADQHSVILIAGKGHEDYQIIGNQRLAFSDIGWAQKILSGESA
- a CDS encoding penicillin-binding transpeptidase domain-containing protein: MSPAKKTTVNLISWRFALVSVMLVLVFAALIARAAYLQVIEPDKARSENAKRTVRVETVRVQRGMIFDRNGKELAVSVPVVSVYADPKALDKALSKKVLRKARRNGEDTQALADNAAELSARKHAFYRDEVRWRELADVLQIKQEKIDKRLRDNPKRRFVYLKRQVTPAVANYIRQMRLPGIHLLDESKRYYPNGEVTAHVLGVTNIDGIGIEGIEKLYDKAMTGTEGRRTIRKDAQGREVQVLAEEERVEPEDVHLSIDLRIQAIAYQALKSAVLTYQATSGSAMVVDVHTGEILAMVNSPSFNPNDMSDAAPYKRRNRAITDLFEPGSTLKPLAVLAGLDHGVIQADDTIDTYPGWMRLNGGLVKDERNHGEMTLREILKISSNMGVAKISQMLPKEYFVGLYQQVGFGEDTGTMMIGESSGLFYPNRRWSDFEIATLSYGYAVSVSTAQVARLYATFGAGGISRPLTIMKQDGPVPGERLFREEDALAVVEMMESVFEKGGTASNVIVDGYRAAAKTGTSEKAIAGGYGDEYVGYFAGVAPVSNPRLAVVVMINEPGGDVYYGGHTAGPVFAEIVSNALRILNVAPDKDRVAYLSRPDNDT
- the ftsL gene encoding cell division protein FtsL; protein product: MKKHQRQPKLFLEMCQLLLANKLTFLLLALTLGSALAVVQVTHLTRQQLIEQDKLLQKRDELDLEWRYLLVEEEFYSQHARIEEVARTQLQMKRPTSKEEQVIVLP
- the rsmH gene encoding 16S rRNA (cytosine(1402)-N(4))-methyltransferase RsmH, with product MATEWQHISVLMAETLDALNIQPDGTYIDGTFGRGGHSGEILKRLSAQGKLQAIDQDPHAIAAAQKFADDPRFSIAHNRFSHIESVARDAGLLGQVDGILLDIGVSSPQLDDAERGFSFMKDGPLDMRMNPTAGRSAAQWLAEAELEDMVFVIKKYGEEKFARRIATKIIETRAHTEITSTKQLADLIDEAVPVKDKHKHPATRTFQAIRIYINSELEEIQTALQAALTVLKPGGRLVVISFHSLEDRIVKQFIKKQSKGEAVPRGLPLTDAQLKQNLTLKAVGKAIKPSQAEIDANPRARSSVLRIAEKL
- the mraZ gene encoding division/cell wall cluster transcriptional repressor MraZ, with the protein product MFRGASSLSLDDKGRFSIPTRYRQPLLSEEQGAVICTIAINEPCLWLYPLSEWREIESRLQRLSNTNPRVRRWQRMLLGHAEEYQLDKNGRILLAPTLRAHAGLGKKLMLVGLLNKFEIWDEARWYEQMQADTEIERSGDVEACPELDDFSL